In Carnobacterium viridans, the following proteins share a genomic window:
- a CDS encoding leucocin A/sakacin P family class II bacteriocin: MNGNGVSCTKTKCSVNWGQALTEGTKRWGDNLFGSVSG; this comes from the coding sequence ATGAATGGGAATGGTGTTTCATGTACTAAAACAAAATGTTCTGTCAATTGGGGGCAGGCTTTGACTGAAGGAACTAAACGTTGGGGAGATAATCTTTTTGGAAGTGTGAGTGGTTAA
- a CDS encoding bacteriocin immunity protein, with protein sequence MSDSEKSKELIHDLYNKLSKRTNSSPELLDIIDVLYQVYLKIDTVSNPEALVQRLVNYIYSTGLKGKLYFPKDENNLIADLGVIGQRAGLNGLYKANYGDKSQFYSYFDDNKMPKN encoded by the coding sequence ATGAGTGATTCAGAAAAAAGTAAAGAGCTTATTCATGATTTATATAATAAACTATCAAAACGCACTAATTCCAGTCCTGAATTACTAGATATCATTGACGTTTTATACCAAGTGTATCTAAAAATCGATACTGTAAGTAACCCAGAAGCGCTTGTTCAACGTTTGGTTAATTATATATATAGCACTGGTCTTAAAGGGAAACTTTATTTTCCTAAGGATGAAAATAATTTAATTGCTGATCTTGGGGTTATTGGTCAAAGAGCTGGTTTGAATGGTTTATATAAAGCTAACTACGGTGATAAATCTCAGTTTTATAGTTACTTCGATGATAATAAAATGCCTAAAAATTAA
- a CDS encoding helix-turn-helix domain-containing protein, with the protein MLGENIKAIRKSIGLSQEELAIKLNVVRQTISKWEKGLSVPDSDMLISISEVFETSVSTLLGETIIESKVDDVKVISEKLEVINLQLAQRKATRSKTFHWLLILLFVVIAAIFTVLIVSNSPYLGWDYSDPEIAVVGVVLHGFEWLFMRIAPIALIGVIFGIFLTRKKV; encoded by the coding sequence ATGCTAGGGGAAAATATTAAAGCAATTCGAAAATCGATAGGGCTTTCGCAAGAAGAACTTGCGATCAAACTAAATGTAGTGCGACAAACAATATCTAAATGGGAAAAAGGTTTGTCGGTTCCTGATTCTGATATGCTTATTTCTATATCGGAAGTGTTTGAAACATCCGTAAGCACTTTGCTTGGGGAAACTATAATTGAGTCGAAGGTTGATGACGTAAAAGTGATTTCTGAAAAACTTGAGGTCATCAACTTGCAACTCGCACAAAGGAAAGCAACAAGGAGCAAAACGTTTCACTGGCTTCTTATTTTACTGTTCGTGGTTATAGCTGCTATTTTCACCGTTTTAATAGTGTCAAATAGTCCTTACTTGGGTTGGGATTATAGTGACCCTGAAATCGCAGTTGTCGGAGTGGTTTTACACGGATTTGAGTGGTTGTTCATGAGAATAGCTCCAATTGCCCTTATTGGAGTTATCTTTGGGATTTTTTTGACACGGAAGAAAGTATAA
- a CDS encoding tyrosine-type recombinase/integrase, translating to MSYNVQPLRTQQEINDFLFCLRRNKNADRDVFLFLIGINSGLRMSDIVKLKKQDLISSKNPRIVEKKTGKTRILYLSSLQDLILEYTKDLAPEDYLFPSTKGGHVEVNTVYQMFQKVAKLLGRDDIGTHTLRKTFGYHYYKKTKDVATLMEIFGHSSEKITKRYIGINEDEISETLLNFRLGF from the coding sequence ATGAGTTACAATGTCCAACCATTAAGAACCCAACAAGAAATAAACGACTTTTTATTCTGTTTAAGGCGCAATAAAAACGCAGATCGCGATGTTTTTCTATTTTTGATCGGCATTAATAGCGGTTTGCGCATGTCTGATATTGTCAAATTGAAGAAACAAGACCTGATTTCTTCAAAAAATCCCCGAATCGTTGAGAAAAAAACAGGGAAAACCCGTATTTTGTATTTGAGTAGTCTGCAGGACTTGATTTTAGAGTACACGAAAGACTTAGCACCAGAGGATTATTTGTTTCCTAGCACCAAAGGTGGCCATGTGGAAGTCAATACGGTCTATCAGATGTTTCAAAAGGTCGCTAAGCTGTTAGGAAGAGACGATATTGGGACGCACACGTTGCGGAAGACGTTCGGCTACCACTATTACAAGAAAACTAAAGACGTGGCTACACTGATGGAAATCTTTGGTCATAGCAGTGAGAAAATAACCAAGCGCTATATCGGGATCAATGAAGATGAAATCAGCGAAACTTTATTGAATTTTAGATTGGGATTTTAA
- a CDS encoding Type 1 glutamine amidotransferase-like domain-containing protein, with protein sequence MKKLLLTAYGFSTDSIKNAALDLVDGNFNSCNACIISTSWPIEKEKHPQMQQVKSELLALGVDKVDFLDVEFQNAHLLKNYQLIFLNGGYPFFLLYHLNKSGADKIIKKMAANGTPIIGLSAGSIVMGPDLSLMDYLYPEDNLFNVKNLTALNLTTVRIFPHYKEMITRDKEITKKLLQFEKVFNQPLNRLNNDQAILVTNNKTKIINK encoded by the coding sequence ATGAAAAAACTATTATTAACTGCCTATGGTTTTTCAACCGATTCTATTAAGAACGCTGCGTTAGATTTAGTTGATGGAAATTTTAACTCATGCAACGCTTGTATAATTTCAACCTCTTGGCCTATAGAAAAAGAAAAGCACCCTCAAATGCAACAAGTGAAGAGTGAATTATTAGCACTAGGAGTTGATAAGGTAGATTTTTTAGATGTCGAGTTTCAAAATGCTCACTTATTGAAGAATTATCAATTAATATTTTTGAATGGAGGTTACCCTTTTTTCCTACTCTATCATTTAAATAAGAGTGGAGCTGATAAAATAATAAAAAAGATGGCAGCTAACGGCACTCCTATTATTGGGTTGAGTGCGGGTTCTATTGTTATGGGACCTGATTTAAGTTTAATGGACTATCTTTACCCTGAAGATAACTTGTTTAACGTTAAAAATTTGACTGCTCTAAATCTCACTACCGTAAGAATATTCCCACATTATAAAGAAATGATTACACGAGATAAAGAGATCACAAAAAAACTTTTGCAATTTGAGAAAGTTTTTAATCAGCCACTCAATAGATTAAACAATGATCAAGCTATACTAGTCACTAACAATAAAACAAAAATAATTAATAAATAA
- a CDS encoding HIT family protein, whose translation MEWYENRILSSKNGTNPMLIKELKGGYAVFGDVQFLPGYCVLLPKREVNSLNDLPLEEREQFLSDMSILGDAIIHSCNPIRVNYDILGNTDNYLHAHVFPRFKWEKEERRRMPVWLYDSSNWQKKETAYNPKQHDEIRNSILDYLNKHYS comes from the coding sequence ATGGAATGGTACGAGAACCGAATTTTATCTTCAAAAAATGGAACTAATCCAATGTTGATAAAAGAATTAAAAGGTGGGTATGCTGTTTTTGGAGATGTACAGTTTTTACCCGGATATTGTGTTTTATTACCAAAAAGAGAAGTGAATTCTTTAAATGACTTACCTTTAGAGGAACGTGAACAGTTTCTTTCTGACATGAGTATTTTGGGAGATGCTATTATACATAGTTGCAATCCTATCAGAGTGAATTATGACATTTTAGGAAATACTGATAACTATTTACATGCTCATGTTTTTCCACGTTTTAAATGGGAAAAAGAAGAACGAAGACGTATGCCTGTGTGGTTGTATGATAGTTCTAACTGGCAAAAAAAGGAAACGGCTTATAATCCTAAACAGCACGATGAAATACGCAATAGCATTCTAGATTATTTAAACAAACATTATTCCTAA
- a CDS encoding NUDIX hydrolase translates to MDRYHRAFGVYGILYRKNKLLVIKKTSGPYINRFDLPGGSQEFGERLEDTLVREIKEETNLTVKAFQQLGVVNFLYPWRYENTNMNNHIATFYEIDSFIGENFEKVDQFLGQDSVGSIWLPLEELTEDNSSLLVLKAKEYIQKGTFIDKGWILDKWNILDSPVY, encoded by the coding sequence ATGGATAGATACCATAGGGCATTTGGAGTTTATGGAATACTTTATAGAAAAAATAAACTTTTAGTTATCAAAAAAACAAGTGGTCCCTATATTAATAGATTTGATTTACCTGGAGGTAGTCAAGAATTTGGAGAAAGATTAGAAGATACTTTAGTTAGAGAAATCAAAGAAGAAACTAATTTAACAGTGAAAGCTTTTCAACAGTTAGGTGTAGTTAATTTTCTGTATCCATGGAGATATGAAAATACTAATATGAATAATCATATAGCTACATTTTATGAGATTGATTCTTTTATAGGAGAAAATTTTGAAAAGGTAGATCAATTTCTTGGTCAAGACTCTGTAGGTTCCATATGGTTACCTCTGGAAGAATTAACTGAGGACAATTCTTCTCTTTTAGTATTAAAAGCAAAAGAATATATCCAAAAAGGAACCTTTATAGATAAAGGCTGGATTCTTGATAAATGGAATATATTAGATTCACCAGTATATTAA
- a CDS encoding Txe/YoeB family addiction module toxin, which translates to MIKAWSDDAWNDYIYWHEQGNKYNVKKINKLIKDIDRDPFTGIGKPEPLKYDLSGKWSRRITDEHRLIYSVMNETIYLYSAKDHYK; encoded by the coding sequence ATGATTAAAGCATGGTCAGATGATGCATGGAATGACTATATTTATTGGCATGAACAAGGAAATAAATACAATGTAAAAAAGATCAATAAACTGATCAAAGACATTGACCGAGATCCTTTTACAGGTATAGGAAAGCCTGAACCATTAAAGTATGATTTATCCGGTAAATGGTCACGAAGAATTACGGACGAGCATCGTTTGATTTATAGTGTAATGAACGAGACAATCTATTTGTATTCAGCAAAAGATCATTACAAATAG
- a CDS encoding type II toxin-antitoxin system Phd/YefM family antitoxin: MEAVAYSNFRQNLRSYMKQVNEDADTLIVTNKNVEDTVVVLSKRDYDSMQETLRVLSNDYVMGKLRRGDQQFSEGNFKTHELIEVSLDD, encoded by the coding sequence ATGGAAGCTGTTGCTTACTCAAATTTTCGTCAAAATTTACGTAGCTATATGAAACAAGTAAATGAAGATGCGGATACATTGATTGTAACGAACAAAAATGTTGAAGATACTGTTGTAGTCTTATCAAAAAGAGATTATGACTCTATGCAAGAGACATTACGAGTGTTATCCAATGATTATGTCATGGGTAAACTACGACGTGGGGATCAACAATTTTCTGAAGGCAATTTTAAAACTCATGAGTTAATTGAGGTTAGCTTAGATGATTAA
- a CDS encoding DUF536 domain-containing protein — MSDNRVQIIVRATKEEKEKLKEIAKSKKKSMNQLILDSVINIDNDSTDDSAENIKDSSVDSTIINVFKDQLESKDKQIDKLQNLLDQQQQLSLQTNKHIEQLQFQLSNETTEHSTNNPLINDNFENTSEDFQKKGFLGRFFKK, encoded by the coding sequence TTGTCAGATAACCGTGTTCAAATCATTGTTAGAGCTACAAAAGAAGAAAAAGAAAAACTTAAAGAAATTGCAAAATCAAAAAAAAAGTCTATGAATCAATTAATCCTAGATAGCGTGATTAATATCGATAATGATAGCACGGATGATAGCGCGGAAAATATCAAAGATAGCTCCGTTGATAGCACGATTATCAATGTTTTTAAAGATCAATTAGAGAGTAAAGATAAGCAAATTGATAAATTACAAAATCTACTTGATCAACAACAACAATTATCCCTTCAAACGAATAAACATATTGAACAATTACAGTTTCAATTATCTAATGAAACTACAGAGCATTCGACTAATAATCCTCTAATTAATGATAATTTTGAGAACACTTCCGAAGATTTTCAAAAAAAAGGTTTTTTAGGTCGCTTTTTCAAAAAATGA
- a CDS encoding RepB family plasmid replication initiator protein, whose product MQISDRNKSQKVIHMEDLYLQKTVEHNDLVTSVAKMDKVPLKFFELAVSCLNTENTPENNTVFLSKKTLFSFFKAEDNDKHARFKKALTTLHRQSIFEVQEVNTKGKLNFKIISPISSSEWNDYNDVVAIKFTEDIMPYLIDLKRNFTQYLITDIMELNSKYSIILYKWFSMNYNQYDTYKDTSKRTKNQINQMKNPYIDIQELRKMTNTVSEYDRIFDFEKNILKTALEEINKHTHFSITYDKIKTGRSISGIQFYIDKKVAKNSLPYKENDSEYIKDKVQQEQEQQELFNKAVQNKYTTILGENLLIGFRDMQDVTKMANLQKQVYPLYDELKKLRGMNGVKDHVSYVANHKNGAESQLQNIVKYLKRSIEQYLQIVKIQNID is encoded by the coding sequence ATGCAAATTTCAGATCGCAATAAGTCTCAAAAGGTGATACATATGGAAGATTTATATCTTCAAAAAACAGTAGAACATAATGATTTGGTGACTAGTGTAGCTAAAATGGATAAAGTTCCTTTGAAATTTTTTGAGTTGGCAGTATCTTGTTTGAATACTGAAAATACTCCTGAAAATAATACGGTTTTTTTGTCGAAAAAAACTCTTTTTTCTTTTTTTAAAGCAGAAGATAATGATAAACATGCTCGGTTCAAAAAAGCTTTAACTACTCTTCATAGACAATCTATTTTTGAGGTTCAAGAAGTAAATACAAAAGGAAAATTAAATTTTAAAATTATTTCTCCTATTTCCAGTAGCGAATGGAATGATTATAATGATGTTGTAGCAATTAAATTTACAGAAGATATTATGCCCTATCTGATTGATTTAAAACGTAATTTTACCCAATATCTGATTACCGATATTATGGAATTAAATAGTAAATATAGTATTATTTTATATAAATGGTTTTCTATGAATTATAATCAATATGATACTTACAAAGATACAAGTAAACGTACGAAAAATCAGATTAATCAAATGAAAAATCCTTATATTGATATTCAAGAATTACGTAAAATGACAAATACTGTAAGCGAATATGATAGAATATTTGATTTTGAAAAAAATATTCTAAAAACAGCTTTAGAAGAAATAAATAAGCATACACATTTTTCTATTACTTATGACAAAATAAAAACAGGACGTTCGATTTCAGGAATTCAATTTTATATAGATAAAAAAGTTGCAAAAAATTCCTTACCTTATAAAGAGAATGATTCGGAATATATTAAAGATAAAGTACAACAAGAACAAGAACAGCAGGAGCTTTTTAATAAGGCTGTACAAAATAAATATACGACTATATTAGGAGAAAATTTATTGATTGGATTTCGAGATATGCAAGATGTTACTAAAATGGCTAATCTACAAAAGCAAGTCTATCCTCTTTATGACGAATTAAAAAAATTACGCGGGATGAACGGAGTTAAAGATCACGTTAGTTACGTAGCTAACCATAAAAATGGGGCGGAATCTCAATTGCAAAACATAGTGAAATATTTGAAACGTTCAATTGAGCAATATTTACAAATAGTAAAAATTCAAAATATAGATTAA
- a CDS encoding relaxase/mobilization nuclease domain-containing protein: MGAIIKIASATKNGSATVNYIARQGKIDVNLTSAHLTPLNYQAAREQMRQTRDLMGKTKGRQGYHLVQSFDATDQLTPVKAHQFGQEFMSELSKMYPDHEIYMATHTDTDHPHNHFMINAVNSETGAKMAINPPDIYEMHEINNDISKKHDLVELTKAKNKVYPTEIAAYTQTGKQYERDLVKEKIYHARDQAHSYPEFEHLLSESDVTLTSEIGKRGQTIRQKYVTHDSEGKQWTFTASRLGEDFKKEPITHAIMEHQRKRDKQQSDREQLERSNTERLRGLTASVREVADEVRAERRTHESARQPPQNSPNVNRDFGPER, encoded by the coding sequence TTGGGAGCAATTATCAAGATAGCGAGTGCCACTAAAAATGGTTCAGCGACGGTCAACTACATTGCGAGACAAGGAAAAATTGACGTCAATTTAACCAGTGCACACCTCACTCCATTAAATTATCAAGCAGCGAGAGAACAAATGCGCCAAACGCGAGACTTAATGGGCAAGACAAAAGGGCGTCAAGGCTATCACTTGGTCCAGTCTTTTGACGCGACCGATCAGTTAACGCCTGTAAAAGCCCATCAGTTCGGACAAGAATTCATGTCCGAATTAAGCAAAATGTATCCCGATCATGAAATTTATATGGCCACACATACCGATACCGACCATCCACACAACCATTTTATGATCAATGCGGTCAATAGTGAAACGGGAGCTAAAATGGCCATTAATCCTCCTGATATCTATGAAATGCATGAAATTAATAATGACATTTCAAAAAAGCATGACTTGGTAGAATTGACTAAAGCTAAAAACAAGGTCTATCCGACTGAAATAGCGGCTTATACTCAAACTGGGAAGCAATATGAACGGGATTTAGTCAAAGAAAAAATTTATCACGCGAGAGATCAAGCCCATTCCTATCCGGAATTTGAACACTTACTATCTGAATCAGATGTAACCCTTACTTCTGAGATTGGAAAAAGGGGCCAAACGATCCGACAAAAGTATGTGACTCACGATTCAGAAGGAAAACAATGGACGTTTACCGCCTCAAGATTAGGCGAAGACTTTAAAAAGGAGCCGATTACCCATGCCATCATGGAACACCAACGAAAACGAGACAAACAACAATCTGACAGAGAACAACTTGAGCGCAGCAACACCGAAAGATTACGAGGACTTACTGCTAGCGTACGAGAAGTTGCGGACGAAGTACGAGCAGAGCGCAGAACACATGAGTCTGCTCGTCAGCCACCTCAAAACTCTCCAAACGTCAATCGAGACTTCGGACCAGAACGGTAA
- a CDS encoding plasmid mobilization protein, producing the protein MSEQKKENRREERQVKFRVNEAEYEKLSYLAEQQGMSVPNFVKSKAKGTRMRNPKIEIEGAKEIARQLRYYNSNLNQLVKWINTNKALYEPNELKAMEQQLSGIQEGVKGLWEQLSR; encoded by the coding sequence GTGAGCGAACAAAAAAAAGAGAACCGACGTGAAGAACGTCAAGTGAAATTTCGCGTGAACGAAGCCGAATATGAGAAGCTCAGCTACCTAGCGGAGCAACAAGGTATGAGCGTACCCAACTTTGTTAAAAGCAAGGCGAAAGGGACTCGCATGCGAAACCCGAAAATCGAGATTGAAGGAGCCAAAGAAATCGCTCGTCAGCTGCGGTATTACAATTCCAATTTGAATCAGTTAGTCAAATGGATTAACACGAATAAAGCTCTTTATGAACCCAACGAACTAAAAGCGATGGAACAGCAGCTATCCGGTATTCAGGAAGGAGTGAAAGGCCTTTGGGAGCAATTATCAAGATAG
- a CDS encoding type II toxin-antitoxin system RnlB family antitoxin, whose product MKMYKIIKPTTRIDNYQCIVMATSYTDPLEQMDLIRNLENDLRDLKISKGTVVFDLLTCIGDNFERFSTLCFDGYKFNLNSYEIINVPKKSILRKNMTIFFNKLDKQLESTVLNSTQIKLIRHGLTI is encoded by the coding sequence ATGAAAATGTACAAGATAATTAAACCAACTACACGTATAGATAATTATCAATGTATTGTAATGGCCACCTCTTACACTGATCCTTTAGAACAGATGGACTTAATTAGAAATCTTGAAAATGATCTTAGAGACTTAAAAATTTCCAAAGGTACAGTTGTTTTTGATTTATTAACTTGTATCGGTGATAATTTTGAACGATTCTCAACATTGTGTTTTGATGGTTATAAATTTAATTTAAATTCTTATGAAATTATAAATGTTCCTAAAAAAAGTATTCTCCGTAAAAATATGACTATTTTTTTCAATAAATTAGATAAACAATTAGAAAGTACCGTTTTAAATTCTACTCAGATTAAATTAATCCGTCATGGATTAACTATTTAA
- a CDS encoding type II toxin-antitoxin system RnlA family toxin: MAKKPLYGKLNIVQDQIEVAIVAFFSEKTGEYSIENLNPITESRNRIEFTYLDELYKVDFHFNNDGTTTIDLSPGGPDPIKTELANYIKTSSICTIDKISNFDNPWFVFEDFNYDDFIAVISLIKEQDNVKESEYKKTDIAEIWSLKSTPGEKVNVSFFKKNKKAVIQGKPLTLFSDIYTSLISLMDIENVPAIMNQQTYVAEKVTKKSIEAELENYLPNCSDKISSKVRILCYQSIFNLKIHDEMFDYGFLSFPSLKLLEGHLKYIMKDKSIQLKDGNFSMFIKDPLERQKYILHPEYDSYFTAKQKNAVNNAYTFYNIHRHSIFHWGNIDSPIKGRDTTIVHDRPDTAHGIINNALDIVNSYYM, from the coding sequence ATGGCAAAAAAACCACTTTATGGTAAATTAAATATTGTACAGGATCAAATTGAAGTAGCAATAGTAGCCTTTTTTTCAGAAAAAACTGGAGAATATAGTATCGAAAATTTAAACCCAATTACCGAATCTAGAAATAGAATAGAATTTACTTATTTAGACGAATTATATAAAGTAGATTTTCATTTCAATAACGATGGAACTACCACTATTGACTTATCACCTGGTGGTCCAGATCCCATAAAAACAGAATTAGCTAACTATATTAAGACTTCTTCTATTTGTACTATTGATAAAATAAGTAATTTTGATAATCCTTGGTTTGTTTTTGAAGATTTTAATTATGATGATTTTATAGCAGTGATTTCTTTAATAAAAGAACAAGATAATGTCAAGGAATCTGAGTATAAAAAAACTGATATTGCTGAAATTTGGTCTCTCAAGTCTACACCAGGGGAAAAAGTAAATGTTAGTTTTTTCAAAAAAAATAAAAAAGCTGTAATACAAGGTAAACCATTAACACTATTTTCTGACATATATACTTCATTAATATCTTTAATGGATATTGAAAATGTCCCAGCCATTATGAATCAACAAACGTACGTTGCAGAAAAGGTTACAAAAAAATCAATAGAGGCAGAATTGGAGAACTATTTACCAAATTGTTCTGATAAAATTAGTAGCAAAGTACGTATCCTATGTTACCAATCAATATTTAATTTAAAAATACATGATGAAATGTTTGATTATGGATTTTTAAGTTTTCCATCCTTAAAGTTATTAGAAGGTCACCTTAAATATATTATGAAAGATAAGTCAATTCAATTAAAGGATGGAAACTTTAGTATGTTTATAAAAGATCCTTTAGAAAGACAAAAATATATCTTACATCCTGAATATGATTCATATTTTACAGCGAAACAAAAAAATGCAGTCAATAATGCTTATACTTTTTACAATATTCATAGACATTCTATTTTCCATTGGGGAAATATAGATAGTCCCATTAAAGGCAGAGATACCACCATTGTACATGACAGACCTGATACAGCTCATGGTATTATAAACAATGCTTTAGACATTGTAAATTCCTACTATATGTAG
- a CDS encoding ribonuclease H1 domain-containing protein: MGKFYAVRTGRKTGIFETWHACELQVKGYPGSQYKSFQNRLEAEEYLDNSTIEKTESPGTALHIYVDGSYSKAQNRAGFGCVFVKNDTILKEVSLETPIISNDNLWNVSAEIAGVLYAVEWCVKKEVPSVTIFYDYEGLSSWYDGSWKANKQTTKNYVKKMNELKKHINISFSKVKAHSGDFFNEKADFLAKKAINNVKESIKFNSNLITNENIDIYLNLELFNKIVGVLNTEEEKTIIICKGFHLNDRIINKLAKYFWKKDKKMLKDLANIKITFDVKSMILNIEYSQKKIDGKIIKLIQLEGK, from the coding sequence ATGGGCAAATTTTACGCCGTAAGAACAGGTAGAAAAACAGGCATTTTTGAAACTTGGCATGCCTGTGAGTTACAAGTAAAAGGTTATCCAGGTTCACAGTATAAATCCTTTCAAAATAGACTAGAAGCTGAGGAATATTTAGATAACTCTACAATTGAAAAGACTGAATCACCAGGAACAGCACTACATATTTACGTTGATGGGAGCTATTCTAAAGCTCAAAACAGAGCTGGATTTGGATGTGTATTCGTAAAAAACGATACTATTTTAAAAGAAGTATCATTAGAAACTCCAATTATTTCTAATGATAACCTATGGAATGTATCTGCTGAAATAGCAGGCGTTTTATATGCTGTTGAATGGTGTGTCAAAAAAGAAGTGCCTAGCGTTACTATTTTTTACGATTACGAAGGATTAAGTTCTTGGTATGATGGTTCTTGGAAGGCTAATAAACAAACAACAAAAAATTATGTAAAAAAGATGAATGAATTAAAAAAACATATAAATATTAGCTTCAGCAAAGTGAAGGCACATTCAGGAGATTTTTTTAATGAAAAGGCTGATTTCTTAGCAAAAAAAGCTATCAATAATGTAAAAGAATCCATCAAATTTAATAGTAATCTCATTACAAATGAAAATATCGATATATATTTAAACTTAGAACTTTTTAATAAAATAGTAGGGGTTTTAAACACAGAAGAAGAAAAAACAATAATCATATGTAAAGGTTTTCATTTAAATGATCGTATAATTAATAAACTTGCAAAATACTTTTGGAAAAAAGATAAAAAAATGCTGAAAGACTTAGCAAATATAAAAATAACTTTTGACGTTAAATCTATGATTTTAAATATAGAATATAGTCAAAAAAAAATAGATGGTAAAATTATAAAACTAATACAGTTAGAGGGTAAATAA
- a CDS encoding DUF5677 domain-containing protein, translating into MENSIDYIIKNFEECLDHIAKEKQDTHEEFGYKDSAIVTLGYSISDKAKDINLLLKNERTESIEIILRTIFEQSVYICAILNKDTENRASALMDSFNIQEMKKMKKLGSSLGIDLENILKKKMDEDPLLESSENISIDNYIKIYKQRFEQKSKVKIFKKNDNKFYEQWYNLDGKTPNMRKLVEEIKDNVFNIQTHEFIYVLGSMEVHGIGAMRQLKITKLEDGFGYFSISKETNMLAVITPLCSFINRLAHIINNEYSTKQDNFYRIRVLNIKRHYKQLQENGYKL; encoded by the coding sequence ATGGAAAATAGTATTGATTATATTATAAAAAATTTTGAAGAATGTCTAGATCATATTGCTAAAGAAAAGCAAGACACCCATGAGGAGTTTGGATATAAAGATTCAGCAATTGTTACCTTAGGTTATTCAATAAGTGACAAAGCTAAGGATATAAACTTATTACTAAAAAATGAAAGAACCGAATCAATAGAAATTATTTTAAGAACTATTTTTGAGCAGTCAGTCTATATTTGTGCAATTCTTAATAAGGATACAGAAAATAGAGCTAGTGCATTAATGGATTCTTTTAATATACAAGAGATGAAAAAAATGAAAAAATTAGGAAGTTCATTGGGAATAGATTTGGAAAATATATTAAAAAAAAAGATGGACGAAGATCCATTACTAGAATCATCTGAAAACATATCAATAGATAATTATATTAAGATTTATAAGCAAAGATTTGAACAAAAATCAAAAGTAAAAATTTTTAAAAAAAATGACAATAAATTTTACGAGCAATGGTATAATTTAGATGGAAAAACACCAAATATGAGAAAGTTAGTAGAAGAAATTAAAGATAATGTATTTAATATACAAACTCATGAGTTTATTTATGTTTTAGGTTCTATGGAAGTACATGGTATAGGAGCAATGAGACAGTTAAAGATCACAAAATTAGAAGATGGATTTGGTTACTTTTCTATCTCAAAAGAAACTAATATGTTAGCTGTTATAACTCCCTTATGTTCATTTATTAATAGGCTGGCTCATATAATTAATAATGAGTATAGTACAAAACAAGATAATTTTTATAGAATAAGAGTTTTAAATATAAAAAGACATTACAAACAGTTACAGGAAAATGGCTACAAATTATAA